Proteins encoded within one genomic window of Ranitomeya variabilis isolate aRanVar5 chromosome 4, aRanVar5.hap1, whole genome shotgun sequence:
- the LOC143766814 gene encoding protein kinase C-like 1: protein MATTGRGEVSKRRSEKKRSEEKRKREEDSVTGFKKKRRRDNSGLEEPTPGCSGDPGSSGPYARLNISRFNIHQVLGRGAFGKVVLASVPGSNINVAVKMITKRDNEDTILRERRTLLAARDCPFLCHLYAAHQSQHRAYFIMEYLSGGSLEDLIRMCGCLNIGNVRFYTAEMVCGLQFLHGHNIVHR, encoded by the exons ATGGCGACTACTGGACGAGGAGAAGTGAGCAAGAGGAGGAGCGAAAAGAAGAGGAGCGaggagaagagaaagagagaagaggacAGCGTGACCGGATTCAAGAAGAAAAGGAGGCGAGACAACAGCGGATTGGAGGagccaacacctggatgcagcggagaccctggatcatccggcccctatgccaggcttaacatcagccgcttcaacatccaccaggtcctaggtagaggcgcctttggcaaa gtggtcctGGCATCTGTCCCCGGCAGTAACATCAACGTGGCCGTCAAAATGATCACCAAAAGGGACAATGAGGACACCATCTTGAGAGAGCGGCGGACACTCCTGGCGGCCAGAGACTGCCCATTCCTATGCCACCTctatgccgcacaccagtctcagcacagggcatatttcatcatggagtacctgtccggtggcagcctggaggatttgatcaggatgtgcGGCTGCCTGAACATTGGCAATGTGAG attctacacagcagagatggtatgtggcctccagttcctccacggacacaacatcgtccaccggtaa
- the LOC143768586 gene encoding RAC-beta serine/threonine-protein kinase A-like, whose protein sequence is MLDADGHIRIIDLGVAQDGVTSSKNISGVTGTFHYMAPEVHRRKRYGAAVDWWSLGIVVSRMAAGRYPFYNGPIKQMAFKAIINGKPKFPTWLDADVKHLIKKLLRKDPQTRLGVSGNIREHRFFTTIGWEDLEERRVEPPFTPFRPVLENHLLQWPEHTVLHSVAGFTYGSPSWAQWMKRSGL, encoded by the exons atgttggatgcagatggccacatccgtatcatcgaccttggggttgcccaagatggcgtcacctcctccaaaaacatctctggagtgacgggcactttccattacatggcccctgaggtgcatcgtagaaaacgatacggcgcagcagtggactggtggagcctggggatcgtggtgtccaggatggcagcaggACGATACCCATTTTACAACGGCCCTAtcaagcaaatggctttcaaaGCCATCATCAACGGGAAGCCAAAATTTCCAacttggcttgatgctgacgtgaaacatctcatcaagaagctgctgcgcaAAGACCCTCAGACACGCCTGGGTGTGAGTGGGAACATCCGAGAACATCGATTCTTTACCACCATTggctgggaggatctggaggaaaggagagtagagccaccatttacaccattcaggccagttctggagaaccacCTTCTGCAGTGGCCGGAGCATACAGTCCTTCACTCCGTGGCCGGATTTACGTACGGGTCACCAAGCTGGGCCCA gtggatgaaaagatctggactgtga